The Kogia breviceps isolate mKogBre1 chromosome 2, mKogBre1 haplotype 1, whole genome shotgun sequence genome segment CCTGGAGAGACGACCTCCCACAGGGGCTTTCCGGTCAGCTGGGCTGCAGCCCTACCCCACTCAGGGGGTGGGGTGTCCTCAGCGGTCTCCAGGCAGTGGGGCGGAGCCGGGGGCTCCAGGCCTGCAGTGGCTATGGCTCTCACCTCGGACGCCCAGCGGTTAGAAGAGCTTTCAGTGTCCTGCCGCCTGAGGTGCAGCCTGGGGTGACTCAGCCTTGCGGGGgctgccctccccactcccctccctcagACCCCTCCTGAGAGCAGGCACAGGGGTTGTGAGGGGACCCCAGACCCTGGGAAGCCCAGTCTGGCCCCTCCGTGCCGGGGGACACGGAGGGGGTAGGAGTAGGGGAGGGGTGAAGGGAGGGGGGCTGGCAGGGCCTTACCTCGAGTGGCCCAGAGGAAGACGGCCGCCAGAACCCAGGTCAGCAGGAGCAGAAGCCCCAGCAGGGCGCTTGTGATGCCGGTGACCAGGCCCTGTAACTGGCCCTCGGGcctgggtggggggctggggcgtTCTGTGGGCAGCTCCACAACCCCCTCTGCGGGGGCAACAGGTCAGGAGTCAGCCAGGGACCCAGGGCCCTGCCCTCTGCGAGTCCTAGACCCGCTCTGACCAGTCTCGCCCAGGCCTGCACCCTGGCAGAGCTTCGGAGCGCGAGTGCATCCTGGGGGGTGCCTGCCGCCGGCCCCCCCTCAAGGACGAGTGGGTCTGGGGTGCTTCCAGTCATGGAGAGCCAGGGCCCTGGGTCGCTGTGGTCCTGCGTGTGGGACCGAGCCCCGGAATGGAGCCTGGCAGCCCTGCCCACTATGCCCCATGGCTGAGGCTGCTCCTGCTGGCTGCCCAGAGCCTGCCCTGCTCACCCCTGCCCTCgggggcccagcccagccctcggGTCTCCGACGCCCGCACCTGTCACCGTGAGCTCCGCAGGCCGGCTCTCGTTGATCTGCGTCTTGGGGGGCAGGTAGATGGCCCCACAGAAGTAGACGCCGCTGTCATTGCGCTGGGCGGCCACAATGCTCATTTGGAAGCGTCGCCCGCCGGGCAGCGGCGTGACGTGGAAGCGCCGGTCCCGGCCAGGCTGGCTGCGGTCCTCGGGGAAGGCGGCCAGCTTGTCCGTCTGGTTACTGGGGCTCATGCGGTACCAGTTGAGGACGAAGTGCTCGGGCTTGCTGGAGAAGCTGCAGGTGAAGGTGGCGTTCGCGCCCTCGGGCACAGTGAGCCGGGCCGGGGAGAAGGTGAGGGGGCTCCAGGGCCTGCTGGGGGCATCTGAGGGGTGGAGATAGGAGCAGTGGGCGGGCATGCGGAGGGGAATGGGGACAGCCCAccagaccctcccctccccctttcccaagGCCCGTCTGATGGGAAGGTTGTGCAGTGCTTCTGCCACAGAGCCTCGCACGCCCCGGGGATGGGGTGCTCGCCTCTCACGGGCCACTCCATGGTGGGACTTTGTCCTTTGACTCTACTGAGACCTGGGGCCAGGGCTGTGACCTGGCTCTGACCTCCATGCCCTCGTTTTTCCCCTGCGTGGGGCTTTAAGGGccttcaccccctccctcctTGAGTCCCAGTTGCCAGTCCCTGCAGGCCTGACCCCCACGCTCCCAGGTCCTGCCTGCTCTgcgcagggggagggggaggctacCTGGGAGgccgggctgggctggtgggggcGTCCCACGGAGAACCCAGCCCCGGCAGGCTCCAGCTCAGGACCAGCTCCGA includes the following:
- the PDCD1 gene encoding programmed cell death protein 1; translated protein: MGTPRALWPLVWAVLQLGWRPGWLLDAPSRPWSPLTFSPARLTVPEGANATFTCSFSSKPEHFVLNWYRMSPSNQTDKLAAFPEDRSQPGRDRRFHVTPLPGGRRFQMSIVAAQRNDSGVYFCGAIYLPPKTQINESRPAELTVTEGVVELPTERPSPPPRPEGQLQGLVTGITSALLGLLLLLTWVLAAVFLWATREGCTRRSEDQPPEDSAGPERTVDYGELDFQWREKTPEPPAPCVPEQTEYATIVFPGRPGSPGRRASADSPQGPRPLRTEDGHCSWPL